DNA sequence from the Perca fluviatilis chromosome 4, GENO_Pfluv_1.0, whole genome shotgun sequence genome:
CACATTCCTCCCAGGCACACTGGTGCAGGAGGATGGAGACGATGGCATACCAGATCTAATAGCGCATCACATGCCGTTTAGTGCAGATAAGACCAAGTGAATCATGGAGACACATCATGCAATGAAAGCGGATGAAAAAAGGCACGGAGATGCCCAAGATGCCATTGCGCAGATGTCAGCCACTGTCATACCTCTGAGGAGGGCCACGGGTGCTGATAATGCTCTCGTGGAGTGTGCATGGATGCCACTCCCTTTAcactaaaagaaaaatatagcCGTTTTGAAAGAGCTTCAACAACGCTTCACTAAGGGATGTGCAAAAaccccatctctctccacagTCCTTGTGGCACGACAAAAAATGGCGCAACATACGCTTTAAAAACATAGCCAAATCATTATCCAGCAGTGTCTGAGGTAGAGCTggacaatatatcgatattacatagatatcgtgatatgagactagatatcgtcttagattttggatatcgtaatatggcataagtgttgtcttttcctggttttaaaggctgcgttacagtgaagtgatgtcattttctgaacttaccagaccaTTCTAAcggttctattatttgcctttacccacttattcattatatccacattactgatgattatttatcaaatatctcattgtgtaaatatttttgtgaaagcaccaatagtcaacactacaatattgttgcctTATCGAGGTacttggtcaaaaatattgtgatatttgattttctccatattgcccaaccCTAGTCTGAGGGTAGGGTAACACGAGAGGCAGAGGACACAAGGTGGTGTCCAAGCCTTTCTCCACACACCAGAGCTGAAAAGCGGACTGCCGTCAAGCGTGACACGGTGTATGAATAAGGCGGCTAGTCATTCCGGCTCACACAGTGGGCTCTGCTGTTACAGATCAACATACCCGATATAACCACAGGGTGGAGCTGTTGCCTAAGTAGCGCAAGGAGACACCCTAACCTCTCCAAGCGCTCCCATTCAGTGGCGCCTTCATAGAGAACCACAGTGCTCACTGTGCATTCTcttgtgaggcgaacagatccACTTTCGCCCTCCCAACCTGTTCCACAGCATCTGAACGAGAGTGGGATTTAAGTTCCGCTTGTTGTGAGAGGGACCCCTGCGACATCAGGTTGACCTCATgtgcaacgtgtgtgtgtgtttactcatGTCCTAGGAGCCACTACGTGACTTGCGGGCATCAACACCAGCAGACGCATCACTGACACCACCCTGGGAGGCGCAATGTGCGACAGCGGCGAGTTTAATGCATCCAGCCGGGTTTTCAGAGTAGCGAACAGGACCGATGCACGCCTCGCAGCTCGGGTGGAGATCTTTCGGCAGGATGTAGCCGGTCTGTCAATTGGTAAACCGAAATAGGGAGCAGATCTCTGGTCTCGcagctgtaatatacagtaactgcgAACGTAAGAGAGGCCCGTGCAGGGCACAAGGGTGCAAAATAAATTTTCACGACTGTGCATGCtgggataaacccaatagcaacagctcttagagggcgaagcctatacgaaatagaacatgaagttattttttttttctcagatgagggtaaaatgtattttaagaaaTCATCAACACATCATCCcacacaaaaaattatatatagtATTAGAGTGAGACCAATATTTATACAAACCAGCtcttttctgttgctttttccTCCTCTTGCCGGCAGCCAGGAGTGCCTGACCCTGCTGTAGAGGATCTACATCCAAGATATCCTTTAAATCTGGAGCCCTGGATGCAGCATCATTTGAAGGCAAGACCGTCTTTGACCTCTGAGATTTAATCTCCACTGTCATTGGTCCAAACTATTTGAGCAGGAAGCAAAGTTTAAGGAGATCCATTTGACACATTCGCAAAGTGCACAACATACTGTAATTAACGTAGTTGTCAGGACTGAACGGTTTCACACCTCTGGGTCCTGGCCATCCTCCATAGATTCAGTTTCGTCTTTAAATTCTGGCTCTTCCAAGGACCCCCCCACCACTTCCAGGTCAGAAGGTGTTTCACCCTGGCCACCTTGTGTCATTCCAGTGGTTTCCATGCAAAATCCCATTTGGATGTCAGGACAAGATGActctgaaagaaaagaaaatccagcTTTAGAGCAACTACTGATTCTGTAAGTATTTTAACAATGGAAACCATATAATCTGACAAAACCAATGTAATCTCAGTCTACTCTTTTAGTCTAATCTTAACCATGTTTTGTATCATTATGGAAGTATATTTTAGATGTCCTTCTgtgacttaaaggtcccatgacatggtgctctttggatgcttttatataggccttagtggtcccctaatactgtatctgaagtctttacaaGTCTTTTTTCtgaagaattacagccactagagccagtcccacaatgggctttccttagtatgtgccatttctgtgtctgtagctattgaggaggagagagggagggggcaaggtggagagtggggatgtggccttgaccaactgctgCTTTGCTCGTtttaaagccatgatgtctctctctcatgggtgggccacattctctgggcgggcaaagcagagaaaggggaggtaaccttgctccttatgacctcataaggagcaagattccagatcggcccatggcatgaaattttcatgccatgggacctttaattatcACAAGGTAAATAAATGTTGCCTTTGGAACTACTTTTTACCAAAGAAAGTAGCTGAATGAAAACAAtgaggtctgtggattatcctGTGTAACTGATTCCACTAGAAGTAACCTTTACCTGCAAGAACCTCCTGATTTCCTTTTTCCAGCTCATCCCAGTCAAAAGCTTTACCCATCTCTGTAACAATCTCAGCGCTGACATGTGTGGGAAGAGTGTGCGTCTCTGGAGGGTGCGTAAAGTAGCTGATCCTTCCCCTAAATAACATAACATGCTGAAATGAATACAGTGGTTGATTGTCATTTGTCAAACTTCCAAAATCTATTTCCAATTCCATTTTTACCCACCCTGTCCAGTCCATTAACACGCTCTTTGCGGCTTTGTCAGTGTCAGGCAGTCCTCCCTTTCTTAGTTTGCCTTGACGTCGAGCAAGCATTGCCAAGAACTCCAGAGCTGTGTGAAAGTCTGAAACTCCGTAGTGCTCCATGATCTGTACATCCAACAGAATGACTGTTATGGCAGTGTGCAAAAGACACAATCAagcaacattaaaaaaagattgtAACGACGACATGGCATACCTGTGCCTTGTTGCAGCGTCGAAGGATGGCTTCAACAGGGGAAAGAGGATCTACAAGCTGTTCAATTTTCACACAGTTACGAAGAATCATTGCTGCATCAGTCGTTGAAGTTGCCATGACAATGCCGGGGCAATCAAGAAGCTTAATGTGTTTGTCCAAATGCACCTCTTGAAGGCACCTAAAATCCATCAAAGTCATCAGCAAGACTAGTAGGTAAGAAACAGGATCTCACAGTGTGGGATCAACAGCTAGTTGTAAACTTACTTGGTGACACCAGGAGTGGCTCCGATATTACATGCTCGTGCCCGTTTCAAACTGTTGATCAAACTACTCTTTCCCACGTTAGGAAAACCTACAAAACAGGAGTGGCAAAATGATTTCACTTTTGACAATCTCACCTTATACAGAGAAAGAACCTGGTGTATTGCTGGATGTGGTGCTTACCTACAACACCTACGGTGATGGCCGTTTTTATGTCTAGGTTGCGGCAGTAGTTGCCAAGTAGCTTCATCAAGCAATCTGCACCAATGCAAGCACTGGTACTAAGAAGCTCTGTGGTGGCTTGTGTAACTGGTACTTTACTGCGTTTCTGTCAATGGCACGAgacagagggaaatattgttaATGTGAAATTATGTTATACcataactttaattatttgaatCTCAATTGGCATTTTAGATTATccaaatatgaatatttaacTGCATACCAAGTTCTTGGTCTGTTGCTGAGTTGATGCTTTGAAAGCTACTGTAGGAAACTCATTACGAAGATATTTAATCCACTTTTCCACAATTTCCTTTGACACCAAATCTACAATCAAAGTAAAAAATCAACATTGAATATttgatacaataaataaaacactaaCTTATGCAAATAAATTATGCAAATAAAGACAAACCCTAAAAGGATATACTTTCTAAATTTGTTTAACCAACTTACCAATTTTATTAAGTACTAAAACTATCTTCTTGTTCATTCCACTTTGAATGACTGCCTGCTCCACCTGTGGACATCTGCAGCCAAGAGGGTCACGTGCATCCAAAACCTCCAAAATCACATCTGAGGCCTCCACTACCtttgaaaaaacatttatttattttttaaacacagtGCTCATGTTCAAAAATCAATTTCACCATCTATCACAGCTTAAGGAACACCGTTACCTATAAGTCAGGAAATCTAAACCAGCCtaagtatgtgtatgtatacgaGTGTATGGCAGTGTAGAGTTAAATAAGTTGCAGAGTGAGAATTCTATGCAAACGCCTAAAATTGTAATATTTATAAGATATGAGCCAGTTTGTGGCATTAATGGAGCAATTGCGTACCTTTTTAAATT
Encoded proteins:
- the gnl3l gene encoding guanine nucleotide-binding protein-like 3-like protein, translated to MSKAKQKRAKRLGFLGKFKTKDGQKDDALGRTKNPEQSPVQHVKVSRNPDEIRKQRLQDLQDRQKISRERDLMKRRNLQSFQNDILQRQREFEQKETDMQSLERNVNFENENSRKAYYREFKKVVEASDVILEVLDARDPLGCRCPQVEQAVIQSGMNKKIVLVLNKIDLVSKEIVEKWIKYLRNEFPTVAFKASTQQQTKNLKRSKVPVTQATTELLSTSACIGADCLMKLLGNYCRNLDIKTAITVGVVGFPNVGKSSLINSLKRARACNIGATPGVTKCLQEVHLDKHIKLLDCPGIVMATSTTDAAMILRNCVKIEQLVDPLSPVEAILRRCNKAQIMEHYGVSDFHTALEFLAMLARRQGKLRKGGLPDTDKAAKSVLMDWTGGRISYFTHPPETHTLPTHVSAEIVTEMGKAFDWDELEKGNQEVLAESSCPDIQMGFCMETTGMTQGGQGETPSDLEVVGGSLEEPEFKDETESMEDGQDPEFGPMTVEIKSQRSKTVLPSNDAASRAPDLKDILDVDPLQQGQALLAAGKRRKKQQKRADKIATKLSDTLTAAMDFSFSDS